A single genomic interval of Arachis duranensis cultivar V14167 chromosome 7, aradu.V14167.gnm2.J7QH, whole genome shotgun sequence harbors:
- the LOC107458810 gene encoding phosphatidylinositol N-acetylglucosaminyltransferase subunit A: MDRKKHRIMMVSDFFYPNFGGVENHIYYLSQCLLKLGHKVVVVTHAYGNRSGVRYMTGGLKVYYVPWRPFVMQNSFPTLFPSLPIIRTILIRERITIVHGHQAFSTLCHEALMHSRTMGYRVVFTDHSLYGFSDAGSIHMNKVLQFTLADVSQAICVSHTSKENTVLRSGLPPEKVFVIPNAVDTAMFKPAVVQPSHSEIVIVVISRLVYRKGADLLVEVIPDVCRLHPNVRFIVGGDGPKRVRLEEMREKHSLQDRVEMLGAVPHAQVRSVLISGHIFLNSSLTEAFCIAILEAASCGLLTVSTRVGGVPEVLPDDMIILAEPDPGDMVLAIERAISMLPKVDPQVMHNRMRELYNWHDVAKRTEIVYDRALKCPNQNLLERLSRYLYCGVWAGKLFFLVMIVDFLFWRLLELWQPAEDIEEIPDLTLPHISNKETLQETE, translated from the exons ATGGATAGAAAAAAGCACAGAATCATGATGGTCTCTGATTTTTTCTATCCCAACTTTGGTGGCGTCGAGAACCACATCTATTATCTCTCTCAGTGCTTACTCAAGCTAGGCCACAAG GTAGTGGTTGTAACTCATGCGTATGGAAACCGATCTGGGGTTAGATACATGACTGGCGGTTTGAAAGTTTACTATGTTCCGTGGAGGCCTTTTGTTATGCAGAACTCATTCCCAACCCTATTTCCTTCACTCCCCATTATTAGAACCATTCTCATTCGAGAAAGAATCACTATTGTCCATGGACATCAAGCATTTTCCACTCTATGTCATGAAGCTCTCATGCATTCTAGAACCATGGGGTACAGGGTTGTATTCACGGATCATTCTCTCTATGGATTTTCGGATGCTGGAAGCATACATATGAACAAGGTCTTGCAGTTCACATTGGCTGATGTGAGTCAGGCCATATGTGTTTCGCATACGAGCAAGGAGAATACAGTGTTACGGTCGGGGCTGCCCCCGGAGAAGGTTTTTGTTATACCTAATGCTGTGGACACTGCAATGTTCAAGCCAGCGGTGGTGCAGCCGAGCCACTCGGagattgttattgttgttattagcCGGTTGGTTTATCGCAAGGGAGCAGATTTGCTTGTTGAAGTCATTCCAGACGTATGCCGTCTGCATCCCAAT GTTCGTTTCATTGTTGGAGGTGATGGACCTAAGCGTGTGCGGTTGGAGGAGATGAGAGAAAAACATTCTCTTCAAGATCGAGTTGAAATGTTGGGAGCTGTGCCACATGCACAAGTCCGTTCTGTTCTAATATCAGGACATATCTTCTTAAACAG TTCCTTAACTGAAGCTTTCTGTATAGCCATATTAGAGGCTGCTAGTTGTGGATTGTTAACAGTTAGCACACGTGTTGGAGGAGTTCCCGAA GTTTTACCAGATGACATGATCATTTTGGCAGAACCTGATCCTGGTGATATGGTGCTTGCAATTGAAAGGGCAATATCAATGCTGCCAAAAGTTGATCCACAAGTCATGCACAACCGG aTGAGGGAACTCTATAACTGGCATGATGTTGCCAAAAGGACTGAAATTGTATATGATCGTGCTTTGAAGTGCCCCAATCAAAATCTACTTGAACGGCTCTCACG ATACCTTTATTGCGGAGTGTGGGCAGGCAAGCTGTTTTTCCTGGTTATGAtagttgattttttgttttggcGGCTATTGGAACTATGGCAG CCTGCAGAGGACATTGAGGAGATTCCAGATTTAACTCTTCCACACATCTCCAACAAAGAGACATTGCAAGAAACCGAATGA